One genomic segment of Sphingorhabdus sp. M41 includes these proteins:
- a CDS encoding DUF1003 domain-containing protein, whose protein sequence is MARRTVEQLSEQLLDKPLAALSPEERGVLEAIVSRQIVADDAGILADEQTSFGERLSDRVAAIGGSWGFIIAFALVLFGWMVLNSEVLARFDAAFDPYPFIFLNLILSTLAAIQAPIIMMSQNRAANKDRIAAAHDYEVNLRAEIDIIRLHEKMDLLMLEKVTGIEADLVEIKAAVKRAG, encoded by the coding sequence ATGGCAAGGCGGACGGTTGAACAACTGAGCGAGCAATTGCTCGACAAGCCACTGGCGGCGCTTTCCCCCGAAGAGCGGGGCGTTCTCGAAGCGATTGTCTCCCGGCAGATCGTTGCCGACGATGCCGGCATATTGGCGGACGAGCAGACCAGTTTCGGCGAACGGCTTTCCGACCGGGTCGCTGCCATTGGCGGTTCATGGGGCTTCATCATTGCCTTTGCGCTTGTCCTCTTCGGCTGGATGGTTTTGAACTCGGAAGTCCTGGCCCGGTTCGATGCCGCCTTTGATCCCTATCCCTTCATTTTCCTCAATCTGATATTGTCGACGCTGGCCGCGATCCAGGCGCCGATTATCATGATGAGTCAGAACCGGGCAGCGAACAAGGACCGGATAGCGGCGGCGCACGATTATGAAGTCAATCTGCGGGCGGAAATCGATATCATTCGCCTGCACGAGAAAATGGACCTGCTGATGCTCGAGAAGGTCACCGGCATCGAAGCCGATCTGGTCGAGATCAAGGCAGCGGTAAAACGCGCCGGCTGA
- a CDS encoding MerR family transcriptional regulator, whose amino-acid sequence MTKEQGAFRTIGELSKELSIKPHILRYWEDQFAMLTPLKRAGARRHYRPEDVEIVKTINRLLNEEGYTIKGARKFLASRRKRPDMAEDAPQSVADALPLAEHKPEDNGRIMAELKSIRDQLSHALNEA is encoded by the coding sequence ATGACCAAGGAACAAGGGGCTTTCCGGACCATCGGAGAGCTGTCTAAAGAGCTTAGCATCAAACCTCATATTTTGCGCTATTGGGAAGACCAGTTCGCAATGCTGACCCCGCTAAAACGCGCCGGTGCGCGGCGCCATTATCGCCCCGAAGACGTCGAGATCGTCAAGACGATCAACCGCCTGCTCAACGAAGAAGGCTATACAATCAAGGGGGCCCGCAAGTTTCTGGCCTCGCGGCGCAAGCGTCCGGATATGGCCGAGGATGCACCGCAATCCGTCGCTGATGCGCTGCCATTGGCGGAGCATAAGCCTGAGGATAATGGTCGGATCATGGCGGAACTCAAATCGATCCGCGATCAGCTGTCGCACGCATTGAACGAGGCATAG
- a CDS encoding integration host factor subunit alpha: MSYTNTLTRADLADTMNRQVGLSRADSAVMVESILDHMIEALVNGENVKISGFGTFVLRDKGERTGRNPKTGIEVPIAPRRVLTFRASQTMRDRIIAAG; the protein is encoded by the coding sequence ATGAGCTATACCAACACCCTGACTCGCGCTGATCTTGCAGATACAATGAACCGGCAGGTTGGCCTTTCGCGTGCCGATAGCGCTGTCATGGTGGAATCGATTCTGGACCATATGATCGAGGCGCTGGTCAATGGGGAAAATGTCAAGATTTCGGGATTCGGAACCTTCGTATTGCGGGACAAGGGCGAACGCACCGGCCGCAATCCCAAGACCGGGATTGAAGTGCCTATTGCACCGCGCCGGGTATTAACCTTCCGCGCCAGCCAAACGATGCGTGACAGGATTATCGCCGCAGGTTAA
- a CDS encoding NnrU family protein, with protein MAMLITGVLLWSLVHLMKSVTPALRAAIQGAVGEGPHKGLVALLLLVSLALMIFGWRTTPAEFVYDPPAWGRHANMALMFVAILLLGAAQGASRIRQWLRHPMLTGVLIWAIGHLLANGDNKSLVLFGGLGLWALISIITVSRNEGAWVKPAKVATAGRELLSLVITAILYAILMFLHPWFAGVPVIAG; from the coding sequence ATGGCAATGCTGATCACGGGGGTTCTGCTGTGGAGCCTGGTACATTTGATGAAGTCGGTCACCCCGGCACTGCGCGCCGCGATCCAGGGCGCTGTCGGCGAAGGCCCGCACAAGGGCCTGGTCGCGCTGTTGTTGCTGGTTTCGCTGGCCCTGATGATCTTCGGCTGGCGCACGACTCCGGCAGAATTTGTCTATGATCCGCCCGCATGGGGTCGCCATGCCAATATGGCACTGATGTTCGTCGCGATCCTGCTGCTCGGCGCGGCGCAAGGGGCCTCGCGGATACGGCAGTGGCTCCGCCATCCGATGCTGACCGGTGTATTGATCTGGGCGATCGGTCATCTGCTCGCCAATGGCGACAACAAGTCGCTGGTACTCTTCGGCGGGCTCGGTCTGTGGGCGCTGATCTCGATCATCACCGTGTCGCGCAACGAAGGCGCGTGGGTGAAACCCGCCAAGGTCGCAACCGCCGGTCGCGAGCTGTTGAGTCTGGTGATCACTGCCATATTATATGCCATTCTGATGTTCCTCCATCCATGGTTCGCCGGCGTACCGGTAATCGCTGGCTAA
- a CDS encoding lysine--tRNA ligase — MTDYREAAENSKAWPFEEARKLLKRYRGERGAPASKPGGEPMLFETGYGPSGLPHIGTFNEVLRTTMVRHAYETLTGNPTRLIAFSDDMDGFRKVPTNVPNQEMLAEHLHKPLTQVPDPFEKFESFAAHNNAMLRDFLDQFGFDYEFISSTEQYQSGAFDETLKLVLARNQQILDIMLPTLGKERQATYSPILPISPKTGHVLQVPVEIVDAEAGIVRFEDDGEMIEHNALTGGAKLQWKVDWAMRWTALGVDYEMYGKDLTDSGVQSGKIAKVLGARKPEGLIYEMFLDEKGEKISKSKGNGLSLEEWLRYGSENSLAFYIFREPKSAKQLHMGVIPKAVDEYFQSRALWHEQTPEKRLGNAVHHVHNGDVPKDTIPVTFGLLLNLVGVMGDADREQIWGYLRQYAPDATPERYPDLDELIGNAMAYHKDFIAPTLHRRKPEGVEVAALERLDSELGALAEDAAAEDIQNIIYAIGKEGGFDNLRDWFKALYETLLGSSQGPRMGSFIALYGVSNSRKLIAEALAL; from the coding sequence GTGACCGATTATCGTGAAGCAGCTGAAAATTCCAAAGCGTGGCCGTTCGAGGAAGCCCGCAAGCTGCTCAAACGCTATCGCGGCGAGCGCGGCGCGCCGGCGTCAAAGCCCGGTGGCGAACCGATGCTGTTCGAAACCGGCTATGGTCCTTCGGGCCTGCCGCATATCGGCACCTTCAACGAGGTCTTGCGGACGACTATGGTGCGCCATGCCTATGAAACGCTGACCGGCAATCCGACCCGGTTGATCGCGTTCAGCGACGACATGGACGGCTTTCGCAAGGTGCCGACCAATGTCCCCAATCAGGAGATGCTGGCCGAACATCTGCACAAGCCGCTGACCCAGGTTCCCGACCCGTTCGAAAAGTTCGAGAGCTTTGCCGCGCATAACAATGCGATGCTGCGGGATTTTCTCGACCAGTTCGGCTTCGACTATGAATTTATCTCTTCGACCGAGCAATATCAGAGCGGCGCCTTTGACGAGACGCTGAAGCTCGTCCTCGCCCGCAACCAGCAGATACTGGACATCATGCTGCCGACCCTGGGCAAGGAGCGGCAGGCGACCTATTCGCCGATATTGCCGATCAGCCCCAAGACCGGCCATGTCTTGCAGGTGCCTGTCGAGATCGTTGATGCCGAAGCCGGAATCGTCCGGTTCGAGGATGACGGCGAGATGATCGAACATAATGCTCTGACCGGCGGCGCCAAGCTGCAGTGGAAAGTCGACTGGGCGATGCGCTGGACCGCGCTCGGCGTCGACTATGAAATGTACGGCAAGGACCTGACAGACAGTGGCGTGCAGTCGGGCAAGATCGCCAAGGTTCTGGGCGCGCGCAAGCCGGAAGGGCTGATCTACGAGATGTTTCTCGACGAGAAGGGCGAGAAAATTTCCAAGTCCAAGGGCAATGGCCTCAGTCTCGAGGAATGGCTGCGCTATGGTTCCGAGAACAGCCTCGCTTTCTATATTTTCCGCGAACCCAAATCGGCCAAGCAGCTGCACATGGGCGTAATTCCCAAAGCGGTCGACGAATATTTCCAGTCCCGTGCCCTCTGGCATGAGCAGACACCGGAAAAGCGACTCGGCAATGCGGTGCACCATGTCCATAATGGCGATGTGCCAAAAGATACGATTCCGGTCACCTTTGGCTTGCTGCTTAACCTCGTCGGTGTGATGGGCGATGCCGATCGCGAGCAGATCTGGGGCTATTTGCGGCAATATGCGCCGGACGCCACGCCGGAACGCTACCCCGATCTCGACGAACTTATCGGCAATGCCATGGCCTATCACAAGGACTTCATTGCCCCGACGCTGCACCGGCGGAAACCGGAAGGCGTCGAAGTGGCGGCGCTGGAGCGGCTGGACAGTGAACTGGGCGCACTGGCCGAGGATGCTGCGGCAGAGGACATCCAGAATATCATCTATGCCATCGGCAAGGAAGGCGGTTTCGACAACCTACGCGACTGGTTCAAGGCGCTGTACGAGACGTTGCTCGGCTCGTCGCAGGGACCGCGTATGGGCAGCTTCATTGCCCTCTACGGTGTGTCCAATAGCCGCAAACTGATCGCCGAAGCGCTTGCTTTGTAA
- a CDS encoding ATP-dependent DNA helicase, which produces MTKPLPYPALHASHSGIWICSSDGETRAIGKGEAIGRVAETPHILLNAPLLGQRLGYPDLSGLDLLELFAFIHPAQFVVPTPSGLAKTLGLSPPDQEADIAALYRQAASLLLDGLSAPYWKEREGAWSSAQALYRLRWPWAQEVGQKLEKPVQAERWLFSKLDEWEEEVPRPAPRSITVNKDETLATLDVLTGEGSEERQGQKNYAAAVTQIFNPRKIKGAPNMLLAEAGTGIGKTLGYLAPASLWSRQAGGAVWISTFTKALQRQLDRETRRIYPDEATFRKKVVVRKGRENYLCLLNLEDALQGGFTGRAAILAHLVARWAAYSKDGDMVGGDLPGWLTTLFRRNGATALTDRRGECVYAGCPHYRKCFIEKAARASQQADIVIANHALVMVNAARGREQQNRPTRLIFDEGHHLFDAADSMFAARLSGQEAIEIRRWVIGPESKNRGRRRGLAARLADLASYDEEGGRAIESARHAAEALPGDGWLQRIGEGEPFGPIEALLHEVRAMVFARDESQSADAGYGLETELTDVEGPMIDAVATAAEAMDALLRPLVRLGQRIEHLIEEGPDWMDAPARARMEGALSSLGWRCDTLTGWLSLLSRIGGPADPDFVDWLMIDRFEGREYDIGICRHWLDPTIPVTEVVTKPAHGVMITSATLKGGGGWETARARSGAVHLAHAPQEFEVASPFDYPNQAKVIIVTDVKRGDMAGLAGAYAQLIEASGGGTLGLFTAIRRLRTVYARIADRMAQSGLPIYAQHVDPIDTGTLVDIFRDDPKASLLGTDALRDGVDVPGQSLRLVVMESVPWPRPNILHRARRLAGGGTAYDDRIIRARLAQAFGRIIRRADDHGHFVILSSAFPSRLLSAFPEGTPVERMPLDQALAEIRKAKSEMPQSGLPTETSLMHDNPQ; this is translated from the coding sequence ATGACCAAGCCGCTCCCCTATCCCGCGCTTCATGCCAGTCATAGCGGCATCTGGATCTGCAGCAGCGATGGCGAAACCCGTGCGATCGGCAAGGGCGAGGCGATTGGCCGTGTGGCCGAAACGCCGCATATCCTGCTCAACGCTCCGCTTCTGGGACAAAGGCTGGGCTATCCGGATCTGTCCGGCCTCGATCTGCTGGAGCTGTTCGCTTTCATCCATCCGGCCCAATTTGTGGTTCCGACACCATCTGGCCTCGCCAAGACGCTCGGCCTGAGCCCGCCCGATCAGGAAGCCGATATTGCGGCTCTTTATCGGCAAGCCGCAAGCTTGCTATTGGATGGATTGTCAGCGCCCTACTGGAAAGAGCGGGAAGGCGCGTGGAGCAGCGCGCAGGCGCTGTACCGACTGCGCTGGCCCTGGGCGCAGGAAGTGGGACAGAAACTGGAAAAGCCGGTCCAGGCCGAACGCTGGCTGTTTTCAAAACTGGATGAATGGGAGGAGGAGGTGCCGCGCCCCGCTCCCAGATCAATCACCGTGAACAAGGACGAAACACTCGCCACACTGGACGTCCTGACCGGCGAAGGCTCGGAAGAACGTCAGGGCCAGAAAAACTATGCTGCAGCGGTGACCCAGATTTTCAATCCGCGAAAGATCAAGGGTGCGCCCAATATGTTGCTGGCCGAAGCGGGTACCGGCATCGGCAAGACGCTCGGCTATCTCGCGCCTGCTTCTCTATGGTCGCGTCAGGCCGGCGGTGCGGTGTGGATTTCAACCTTTACCAAGGCGCTACAAAGGCAACTCGACCGGGAAACCCGGCGCATCTATCCGGACGAAGCGACCTTTCGCAAGAAAGTCGTCGTCCGCAAGGGGCGGGAAAATTATCTCTGCCTGCTCAATCTGGAAGATGCGCTGCAGGGCGGATTTACCGGACGGGCGGCAATCCTTGCCCATCTGGTTGCGCGCTGGGCCGCCTATAGCAAGGATGGCGACATGGTTGGCGGCGACCTGCCCGGGTGGCTGACCACTCTGTTCCGCCGCAATGGCGCGACGGCGCTGACCGACCGCCGCGGCGAATGCGTCTATGCCGGTTGCCCGCATTATCGCAAATGCTTCATCGAGAAAGCCGCCCGGGCCAGTCAGCAGGCCGACATTGTCATCGCCAATCATGCGCTGGTCATGGTCAACGCGGCGCGGGGACGCGAACAGCAGAACCGTCCGACGAGACTGATTTTCGACGAAGGCCATCATCTGTTCGACGCCGCCGATTCGATGTTTGCCGCCCGACTTTCCGGACAGGAAGCAATCGAAATACGGCGCTGGGTGATCGGACCGGAATCAAAAAACCGGGGTCGCCGTCGCGGACTCGCGGCGCGGCTCGCCGATCTCGCATCCTATGATGAAGAAGGCGGCCGGGCGATTGAAAGCGCCCGCCATGCTGCCGAGGCACTGCCGGGAGACGGCTGGCTCCAGCGGATCGGTGAAGGCGAGCCCTTTGGTCCGATCGAGGCCCTGCTCCACGAGGTCCGCGCCATGGTCTTCGCGCGCGACGAAAGCCAGAGCGCCGACGCCGGCTATGGGCTGGAAACCGAGTTGACCGATGTCGAGGGTCCGATGATCGATGCCGTCGCCACCGCGGCAGAGGCGATGGACGCACTGCTCCGGCCTCTGGTCCGCCTCGGGCAGCGGATCGAACATCTGATCGAGGAAGGCCCCGACTGGATGGACGCTCCGGCCCGGGCGCGGATGGAAGGTGCCCTGTCGAGCCTTGGCTGGCGCTGCGATACTCTGACCGGCTGGTTGTCGCTGCTATCGCGCATCGGCGGGCCAGCAGATCCCGACTTCGTCGACTGGCTGATGATCGACCGGTTCGAGGGCCGCGAATATGATATCGGCATCTGCCGTCACTGGCTCGATCCGACCATCCCGGTCACCGAAGTTGTAACCAAGCCTGCCCATGGGGTGATGATCACTTCTGCGACGCTGAAAGGCGGTGGCGGCTGGGAGACTGCCAGAGCCCGCAGTGGAGCGGTGCATCTTGCGCATGCTCCCCAGGAATTCGAAGTCGCCAGTCCGTTTGACTATCCCAATCAGGCGAAAGTCATCATCGTCACCGACGTGAAACGCGGCGATATGGCGGGGCTTGCCGGTGCCTATGCGCAACTGATCGAAGCATCCGGCGGTGGAACGCTCGGCCTGTTTACCGCGATCAGACGCTTGCGCACCGTCTACGCCCGCATCGCCGACCGGATGGCGCAAAGCGGACTGCCCATCTATGCCCAGCATGTCGATCCGATCGATACCGGCACCTTGGTCGATATTTTCCGTGATGACCCGAAAGCCAGCCTGCTCGGCACCGATGCGCTGCGCGATGGTGTCGATGTTCCCGGCCAGAGCCTGCGGCTTGTGGTGATGGAGTCGGTCCCCTGGCCACGCCCCAATATCCTTCACCGCGCCCGGCGGCTGGCCGGCGGCGGTACCGCCTATGACGACCGCATCATTCGCGCGCGGCTGGCGCAGGCCTTTGGCCGGATCATCCGCCGCGCCGATGACCATGGTCATTTTGTGATACTTTCGTCCGCCTTCCCCTCGCGGCTGCTTTCTGCCTTCCCCGAAGGGACCCCGGTCGAACGCATGCCGCTCGATCAGGCGCTGGCGGAAATCCGCAAGGCAAAATCCGAAATGCCACAATCCGGTCTTCCAACTGAAACAAGTTTGATGCATGACAATCCGCAATGA
- a CDS encoding SAM-dependent methyltransferase, with protein MAEFHDLAELALNRDGESWGNLGYWKSETDYSDACRALALLLGEQAGLDDQAVVFDAGFGCGDQLHLWLEHFRVAQLHGANLSRIQTDHAKARLAESGFPAAATAIVQGDVNDPKVWTTALGSNQPSHVLALDCAYHFTSRVDFFRLARQNLAPAGRLALTDFMLAEPHGSGSLVYWLLRWMLKRSHIAEANIVPRDRYLCQLAESGFGESQIVDISEHVMPGFARSIRRLRQQNAVTGSRKILGWSGLVKYTVTGRFLEWAHRRSILRYCVISATKTG; from the coding sequence ATGGCCGAATTTCACGATCTGGCAGAACTGGCGCTCAACCGCGACGGAGAATCCTGGGGTAATCTCGGATATTGGAAAAGCGAGACAGACTATTCGGATGCCTGCCGCGCGCTCGCGCTTCTGCTTGGGGAACAGGCCGGACTGGATGACCAGGCGGTCGTTTTTGACGCCGGCTTTGGCTGTGGTGACCAGTTGCATCTCTGGCTCGAGCATTTTCGCGTGGCGCAGCTTCATGGCGCCAATCTGTCACGGATCCAGACTGACCATGCCAAAGCCAGGCTGGCAGAATCCGGTTTCCCGGCTGCCGCGACTGCCATCGTGCAGGGGGATGTCAATGACCCGAAAGTCTGGACTACCGCGCTGGGCAGCAACCAACCCAGCCATGTGCTGGCGCTGGACTGCGCCTATCATTTCACCAGCCGGGTCGACTTTTTCAGACTGGCGCGGCAAAATCTCGCACCGGCGGGCCGGCTTGCGTTGACCGACTTCATGCTTGCCGAGCCGCATGGCAGCGGTTCCCTGGTCTACTGGCTGTTGCGCTGGATGCTGAAGCGCTCGCATATCGCGGAAGCCAATATCGTGCCCCGGGACCGCTATCTGTGCCAGTTGGCAGAAAGCGGTTTTGGCGAGTCGCAAATCGTCGATATCAGTGAGCATGTCATGCCCGGCTTCGCGCGCTCGATCCGAAGATTGCGGCAGCAGAATGCCGTCACCGGCAGCAGGAAGATATTGGGGTGGTCCGGACTGGTCAAATATACGGTGACCGGCCGGTTTCTCGAATGGGCCCATCGTCGGTCGATTCTGCGCTACTGCGTCATCAGCGCCACCAAAACCGGCTGA
- a CDS encoding asparaginase domain-containing protein — protein MIDIFTTGGTIDKVYFDALSEYQIGATALPDMLQENNVFVAHRVTQLMRKDSLELTDADRVAIHEAVAASDADKILVTHGTDTMVDTARVLSDISGKAIVLTGAMQPASLRISDAQFNVGFALAATQTLPHGVYIAMNGEVFDPAKTHKDRAAHRFLSD, from the coding sequence ATGATCGATATTTTCACCACCGGCGGCACGATCGACAAGGTCTATTTCGACGCCCTGTCCGAATATCAGATCGGTGCGACGGCGCTGCCCGATATGTTGCAGGAGAATAATGTCTTTGTCGCGCACCGGGTGACACAGCTGATGCGCAAGGACAGTCTGGAACTGACCGATGCGGACCGGGTGGCGATCCACGAGGCGGTCGCGGCAAGCGATGCCGACAAGATACTCGTGACCCATGGCACCGACACGATGGTCGACACGGCGCGGGTGCTTTCCGACATCAGCGGCAAGGCGATCGTGCTGACCGGCGCGATGCAGCCGGCGTCGCTGCGGATCAGCGATGCCCAGTTCAACGTCGGCTTTGCTCTCGCCGCGACCCAGACCCTGCCGCATGGCGTCTATATTGCGATGAATGGCGAAGTCTTCGATCCGGCGAAAACGCACAAGGATCGTGCGGCGCACCGGTTTCTCAGCGACTAG
- a CDS encoding FAD-dependent oxidoreductase encodes MDPDANHRHKPSLAVIGTGIAGLSAAYLLKEKFRVTVFESQKRAGMGAHSVDYVSNGITRKIDIPLRIFCRGYYENLLALYDHIGVEIVTSDHSGIFSDETDRVMLHYGNVHWGPAHFSHPKGRSWLSPKAWAIGLQSRRFFTRAKRDMGQLNLADLSFGEYLQQSGAGRDFVETVLLPMMSVTCTCDYQAVRAYPADIMLEYLTCGVREIGIMSAAKGVDDIVPRMLVEANLRTDCPVALIEPHGQQLRVVTKDGADERFDHVVIAAQAQQAAAMISGFDERRALLDRIPFEASSMSVHTDQTILPAPAQGLSPVSYHIPQGSSRAEVSVDLTKAIARLAGQETIFQTWNPMRRIAPNRELARVDFTRPTVTRDSRKAVNALRESQDQAGNRLWLCGSYMAEKIPLLEAAVDSSVAVAEQLGAAIPWKASAATAA; translated from the coding sequence ATGGACCCGGACGCAAACCACCGGCACAAGCCCAGCCTCGCCGTCATTGGCACGGGTATCGCCGGTCTGTCTGCGGCCTATCTGCTGAAGGAAAAATTTCGGGTCACGGTTTTCGAAAGCCAGAAGCGCGCCGGGATGGGCGCGCATAGTGTCGATTATGTCAGCAACGGCATCACCCGGAAAATCGATATCCCGCTGCGCATATTCTGCCGCGGCTATTATGAAAATCTGTTGGCGCTTTATGATCATATCGGCGTCGAGATAGTGACCAGCGACCATAGCGGAATATTCTCCGATGAGACGGACCGTGTCATGCTGCATTATGGCAATGTCCATTGGGGGCCGGCGCATTTCTCTCATCCGAAGGGCCGGAGCTGGCTAAGCCCGAAGGCCTGGGCGATCGGCTTGCAGAGCCGGCGTTTTTTCACCCGCGCGAAGCGGGATATGGGTCAGTTAAATCTGGCAGACCTGTCGTTCGGCGAATATTTGCAACAATCCGGGGCGGGCCGCGACTTTGTCGAGACCGTCCTCCTGCCGATGATGTCGGTAACCTGTACCTGCGATTATCAGGCAGTGCGCGCCTATCCCGCCGATATCATGCTCGAATATCTGACTTGCGGAGTCCGCGAAATCGGGATCATGAGCGCCGCAAAGGGAGTGGACGATATTGTTCCGCGCATGCTGGTCGAAGCAAACCTGAGAACAGATTGTCCGGTCGCCCTGATCGAACCGCATGGCCAGCAGCTTCGGGTGGTGACAAAAGACGGCGCGGACGAGCGCTTTGACCATGTTGTCATCGCGGCCCAGGCGCAACAGGCCGCCGCCATGATATCCGGGTTTGATGAACGCCGGGCCCTGCTCGACCGCATTCCGTTTGAAGCTTCGAGCATGAGCGTGCACACCGATCAGACCATTCTGCCGGCACCGGCGCAAGGCCTCTCCCCGGTCAGCTATCATATCCCGCAGGGCAGCAGCCGTGCCGAAGTGTCGGTCGACCTGACCAAGGCCATTGCCCGCCTGGCCGGTCAGGAAACCATATTCCAGACTTGGAACCCGATGCGCAGAATTGCCCCCAACCGCGAACTGGCGAGAGTAGATTTCACCCGCCCGACAGTGACCCGGGACAGCCGCAAGGCGGTAAACGCTCTGCGCGAAAGCCAGGATCAGGCCGGCAACAGGCTTTGGCTCTGCGGCTCCTATATGGCCGAAAAAATTCCGCTGCTCGAAGCGGCGGTCGATTCTTCGGTTGCTGTGGCCGAACAACTGGGCGCTGCCATCCCCTGGAAAGCCAGCGCCGCCACTGCGGCCTGA
- a CDS encoding thioesterase family protein yields the protein MTDKHTQPVALSELLDQCGPGGPDHPVVLPQSWTQGRTAFGGLSGALAYHAASHIEEDLPPLRSAQIAFTGPLFGTLTAETAMLRRGKSTAFVQSEIFGDKGLGLHCNFIFAAPRATEIKTSDIGQPDFPPLPGEADLHSGPPQFFTSNMEYVGKRIDTSSKTNRLTRWMRLKKRTALDPMAEIICMCDSLPPSVMGLLDQNAMVSSMNWQINIIAEELTTQDGWWLIDSHTHHADHGASSQYMSIWNSRRELIATAMQSVAYYA from the coding sequence ATGACCGATAAACATACTCAGCCCGTCGCCCTTTCCGAACTGCTCGATCAATGCGGGCCCGGTGGCCCCGATCATCCTGTCGTCCTGCCGCAGAGCTGGACTCAGGGCCGCACCGCTTTCGGTGGCTTGTCCGGCGCGCTTGCCTATCATGCCGCCAGCCATATCGAAGAGGATCTGCCGCCCCTGCGTTCGGCGCAAATTGCCTTCACCGGCCCGCTATTCGGCACTTTGACGGCGGAAACCGCCATGCTGCGCCGCGGCAAAAGCACGGCATTTGTGCAGTCGGAGATATTTGGTGACAAGGGCCTCGGACTGCATTGCAATTTCATTTTTGCAGCGCCCCGGGCCACTGAAATAAAGACATCAGACATTGGCCAGCCCGACTTTCCCCCATTACCCGGTGAAGCGGACCTGCACAGCGGCCCACCGCAATTTTTCACTTCGAACATGGAATATGTCGGCAAGCGGATCGACACCAGCAGCAAAACCAACCGTCTGACCCGCTGGATGCGGCTGAAAAAGCGTACCGCCCTCGACCCGATGGCAGAAATAATCTGCATGTGCGACAGCTTGCCGCCTTCGGTCATGGGACTGCTTGATCAGAACGCGATGGTCAGTTCGATGAACTGGCAGATCAATATCATTGCCGAAGAGCTGACAACCCAGGACGGCTGGTGGCTGATCGATTCCCATACCCACCATGCCGATCACGGTGCGAGCAGCCAATATATGAGCATCTGGAACAGCCGCCGCGAATTGATAGCAACCGCGATGCAAAGCGTGGCCTATTACGCTTGA
- a CDS encoding SixA phosphatase family protein — translation MKKLTLLRHAKSSWDDPVDRDFDRPLNEKGKRAAAVMGRFIQRNGLTFDQILASPAVRVIETLENVEEASGLAMEPTWDRKIYLASSATLLDVLRGANADAGHVLMVGHNPGLEDLIFDLVPDDGSSPARDEVETKYPTATLAEMTLAIDNWADITEKCGTLDRFTRPRDLDPALGPNYD, via the coding sequence ATGAAAAAACTCACGCTCCTGCGCCACGCCAAATCCAGCTGGGATGATCCGGTCGATCGCGATTTTGATCGCCCCCTCAACGAAAAGGGCAAACGCGCGGCAGCGGTTATGGGCCGCTTCATCCAGCGCAATGGATTGACCTTCGATCAAATCCTTGCCTCTCCTGCCGTGCGGGTAATCGAGACATTGGAAAATGTCGAGGAAGCAAGCGGACTGGCGATGGAACCGACCTGGGACCGGAAAATCTATCTCGCCTCTTCAGCGACCCTGCTTGACGTCTTGCGCGGTGCCAATGCGGATGCAGGTCATGTTCTGATGGTTGGCCATAATCCGGGTCTGGAAGACCTGATTTTCGATCTCGTTCCCGATGATGGAAGTTCGCCAGCCCGCGACGAGGTTGAAACCAAATATCCGACGGCGACGCTGGCGGAAATGACGCTCGCTATCGACAACTGGGCTGACATTACCGAGAAATGCGGCACGCTCGACCGCTTCACCCGGCCGCGCGATCTCGATCCGGCACTGGGACCGAATTACGACTAG